In Luteitalea sp. TBR-22, one genomic interval encodes:
- a CDS encoding amidohydrolase family protein: MIDRREFLAATGAVLALRGLARAQGEPIIDIHQHVGYSGRPDEVLLAHQRAMGITTTILLPAGRPATRPSTHQGGSNGLQAQALGQDACFAFALAHPGEFLVGANDVPDLEGALVEIERQLKRGAVVIAEQKFGVACDAPEMQAIYRLAEQYRVPVLMHWQFGMYNHGFERFHTMLEKYPRVNFIGHAQTWWANIDARHADQTVLYPKGPVTPGGITDRYLRDYPNMYGDLSAGSGLNALTRDEAFTRDFLVRHQDKLLYGSDCNDHVGSGEKCQGAQTIAAVRRLAGSKAVERKLLHDNAKRLFRI, from the coding sequence ATGATCGATCGTCGGGAGTTCCTTGCCGCCACTGGCGCGGTGCTCGCGCTTCGGGGTCTGGCGCGGGCGCAGGGTGAGCCCATCATAGACATCCACCAGCACGTGGGCTACAGCGGGCGTCCCGACGAGGTGCTGCTGGCGCACCAGCGGGCGATGGGGATCACGACCACGATCCTGCTCCCCGCCGGTCGGCCGGCGACGCGCCCCTCGACGCACCAGGGCGGCTCCAACGGGCTGCAGGCCCAGGCGCTCGGGCAGGACGCGTGCTTCGCGTTCGCGCTGGCGCATCCCGGCGAGTTCCTGGTCGGCGCCAACGACGTACCCGATCTCGAGGGCGCTCTCGTCGAGATCGAGCGGCAGTTGAAGCGCGGCGCGGTGGTCATCGCCGAGCAGAAGTTCGGCGTCGCCTGCGACGCGCCGGAGATGCAGGCGATCTACCGCCTGGCCGAGCAGTACCGCGTGCCCGTGCTCATGCACTGGCAGTTCGGGATGTACAACCACGGCTTCGAGCGGTTCCACACGATGCTCGAGAAGTACCCGCGCGTGAACTTCATCGGTCACGCGCAGACGTGGTGGGCCAACATCGACGCGCGTCACGCCGACCAGACGGTGCTCTATCCGAAGGGTCCGGTGACACCGGGCGGGATCACCGATCGCTACCTGCGCGACTACCCGAACATGTACGGCGACCTGTCGGCCGGCTCGGGACTCAACGCCCTCACCCGCGACGAGGCGTTCACGCGCGACTTCCTCGTGCGCCACCAGGACAAGCTGCTGTACGGCAGCGACTGCAACGATCACGTCGGCAGCGGCGAGAAGTGCCAGGGCGCGCAGACCATCGCCGCGGTGCGCCGGCTCGCGGGCAGCAAGGCCGTGGAGCGGAAGCTGCTCCACGACAACGCGAAGCGGCTGTTCAGGATCTAG